GATGACCGAAAACGAGGCGCTCCGAACGCGCGCTTCGAAGGCGCTCGAGGATGGCGGCATCTTTGCTTTTGGCCTCTCCGAGAAGACCCACGGCGCCGACATCTACTCGACCGACATGGTGCTCACCCGCGATGGTGATGGTTGGCGTGCAAACGGGCGTAAGTACTACATCGGGAACGGCAACGAGGCCGCGATCGTCTCCACCTTCGGACGCTTCGAAGACGGCGACGAGTATGTGTTCTTCGCCGCCGATTCGAAGCATCCGAACTACCACCTCGTAAAGAACGTCGTTGCCAGCCAGAACTACGTATCCGAATTCGAATTGCGCGACTACCCAGTGCGGGAGGAAGACATCCTCCACCGCGGCCGGGGGGCCTGGGACGCTGCGCTGAATACGGTGAACATCGGCAAGTACAACCTCGGCTGGGCTTCGATCGGGATCACCACCCACGCCCTCTACGAGGCGATCACCCACGCCAACAACCGCGTGCTCTACGGAATGCGGATCACCGAGATGTCGCATGTGCGGCGAATGTTCGTTGAAGGCCACGCGCGACTCGTCGCGATGAAGCTATTTGCATTGCGAGCCGCCGACTACATGCGAGCCGCTTCTTCCGACGATCGCCGCTACCTGCTCTACAACCCGATGGTGAAGATGAAGACCACGACCCAGGGCGAGGCCGCCATCAACCTCTTCTGGGACGCGATCGCCGCAAAGGGCTTCGAGAAGGACATGTATTTCGGTCAGGCAGCGATCGACATCCGCGCACTGCCAAAGCTCGAGGGAACGGTCCACGTCAACATCGCGCTGATCTCGAAATTCATGCCCAACTACTTCTTCAACCCGGCCGAGTATCCGGAGATCCCGCGGCAGGATCATGGGCGCAATGACGATTTCCTGTTCAACCAGGGGAGTACGCGCGGGCTCGGTCAGATCCAATTCCACGACTACCGGAAGGCCTTCGAGGGAGTCGACCTCCCGAACGTGCGCATCTTCGCTGAACAGGCCGAGACCTTCCGTCAGATGCTCCAGGAGGCACCCCCGGGGCCGGACCAGATGAAAGACGTCGATTTCCTGATGGCGGGTGGCGAAATCTTTGCACTCGTCGTCTACGCCCAGCTCATCCTCGAGAACGCGCGTATCTATGACATCGATGCCGACCAACTCGACCA
The sequence above is drawn from the bacterium genome and encodes:
- a CDS encoding acyl-CoA dehydrogenase → MLLDPKNLERAYPDERSAEIMRKTVEFFEAKGKQKLLEDYYDRPWYADFLEFVRKERIFASMCTPAGEGAPDVRWDTWRNCEFAEILGFYGLQYWYTWQVSVLGLGPIWMTENEALRTRASKALEDGGIFAFGLSEKTHGADIYSTDMVLTRDGDGWRANGRKYYIGNGNEAAIVSTFGRFEDGDEYVFFAADSKHPNYHLVKNVVASQNYVSEFELRDYPVREEDILHRGRGAWDAALNTVNIGKYNLGWASIGITTHALYEAITHANNRVLYGMRITEMSHVRRMFVEGHARLVAMKLFALRAADYMRAASSDDRRYLLYNPMVKMKTTTQGEAAINLFWDAIAAKGFEKDMYFGQAAIDIRALPKLEGTVHVNIALISKFMPNYFFNPAEYPEIPRQDHGRNDDFLFNQGSTRGLGQIQFHDYRKAFEGVDLPNVRIFAEQAETFRQMLQEAPPGPDQMKDVDFLMAGGEIFALVVYAQLILENARIYDIDADQLDQIFEFMVRDVAEHALQLFGQASSNDVQMARCQEMMRKPEHDPDRYARVWERHVEPLDGAYSMNP